A window of the Butyricimonas virosa genome harbors these coding sequences:
- a CDS encoding SusC/RagA family TonB-linked outer membrane protein yields the protein MKKNPFLKWKRLLKCKGFFHVVSLTLILTLGSLAGYGAKVVPDTVSLNLKEVKLERFVEVMKQKTGLNFLYNSLLFKDAKTVTVEAKGENWEAVLKRVLEKEGFTYDLKDDIVVIKRKVESNTRQVSDPSNVVKGKIVDSNKEPLPGVTILLKGTSVGTVTDSKGDFSIRVPQGVDSLIVSFVGMQTTYLKLEKNKFEYTVVMKEDMTQLGEVVITGYQEFDRSRMAGSVSSIKAEDLHFNGTNTLEQALQGRLPGVVITNTSGLVGVRQKTRVRGTSTLLGSQEPIWVVDGIIQEDPLPFDTKTLSSVGDINSDNFDYIRNFVGSSISWLNPNDIESITVLKDASSTAIYGVRAANGVIVIKTKRGKTGRASITYSASLNVAEQVTYDKLELMNSKERVDVSREIFQRGLTATWTNNNIGYAGVLNQYLNKEITAEQFERQVAKLETTNTDWFDILFRNPFSHNHSISVSGGSEDVRYYTSLSYSSTKGTAVGNDNESYGANVGVDMTVTDKFRASFTLAGSHGTTKGFTIVSPYEYATKTNRAIAAYEDNGDLSYYQKESGFLFNVINERDESGTSNKTLSLNTNLNLNYDFTESLKFQMLGSVNIASVIGESWATERTEYIAKIRRYDYGAYKAIDSEYKNSPLPVGGEYSQDENKTVSWNWRNSLSFDKVFNGVHALTTMLGIELSSTKNSGFSSTAYGYLKYRGKSFTQVPITLVNPVSQAEYANELQKKFTRKITDKKTNQMGAYLTVNYAYDGKYVVNFSVRMDASNRFGRYANENFNPVWAGGLRWNVAREVWFSKQNIVSDLSLRFSYGYQRNMATNYSPSLIVKVPSSSASSAVTDQNTGEDLLEISSLPYEDLRWEKTSSYNYGVDMGLFDNKIRVGFEYYVKKGKDMITSLLVPREYGIENMPVNGGSMNNSGWELSVSFTPVRTKNFTWDMGLNTSKNNNKITKVGMQNLTWKTAVSGDYYKKGYAVSSFWAFDCEGIDQTTGYPIINLDMPEGSDPLNDPTVYMKYAGKLDPDFTGGLTMSFRYKQLSLSTGFYLQVGGKKFLMNAYESQTLPSEYENLSSELNTRWRPGDTDARFPGLPDKNVVNFLLPGTTTVYTNEYEMYNYSNARVVNASSLKCNNISLNYSFPERIANQLGVKFISLGASMSNPFTIASKDFKGRDPEVATGAQPVTSSYSFSLNVTF from the coding sequence ATGAAAAAAAATCCATTCTTGAAGTGGAAAAGGCTTTTAAAATGCAAAGGCTTTTTTCACGTGGTAAGTTTGACACTTATCCTGACGCTAGGAAGTTTGGCGGGATATGGTGCTAAAGTCGTGCCGGATACGGTTTCTTTGAATCTGAAAGAGGTGAAACTGGAGAGGTTCGTGGAGGTGATGAAGCAGAAAACGGGACTGAATTTCCTGTATAATTCATTGCTGTTTAAAGATGCGAAAACGGTTACCGTGGAAGCAAAAGGGGAGAATTGGGAAGCGGTGCTGAAACGGGTTTTGGAGAAAGAGGGGTTCACGTATGACCTGAAGGATGATATTGTGGTGATCAAACGGAAGGTTGAAAGTAATACCCGTCAGGTATCAGATCCCTCTAACGTTGTGAAAGGGAAAATCGTGGATTCTAATAAGGAACCTCTTCCCGGTGTCACCATATTGCTGAAGGGAACGAGTGTCGGAACGGTAACTGATTCTAAAGGAGATTTTTCAATCCGTGTGCCTCAGGGGGTTGATTCTTTGATTGTCAGTTTCGTGGGAATGCAGACCACGTATCTGAAACTTGAAAAGAATAAGTTCGAGTACACGGTTGTGATGAAGGAGGATATGACTCAACTTGGGGAAGTGGTGATTACCGGTTACCAGGAGTTTGACAGGTCGAGAATGGCAGGTTCTGTTTCTTCAATAAAAGCGGAGGATTTGCATTTTAACGGGACGAATACTTTGGAGCAGGCGTTGCAGGGACGATTACCGGGTGTCGTTATCACGAACACGAGCGGGTTGGTCGGTGTGCGGCAGAAGACCCGGGTACGGGGAACTTCCACGTTGTTGGGAAGTCAGGAACCGATTTGGGTCGTGGACGGGATTATCCAGGAGGACCCGCTTCCGTTTGACACGAAGACATTGAGTAGCGTGGGGGATATAAACTCGGATAATTTCGATTATATCCGGAATTTCGTGGGTAGCTCTATCTCTTGGTTGAATCCCAATGACATCGAGAGTATCACGGTGTTGAAGGATGCTTCTTCCACGGCGATTTATGGTGTACGTGCTGCCAATGGCGTGATCGTGATTAAGACGAAACGAGGAAAAACGGGAAGGGCTTCAATCACTTATTCTGCGTCTTTGAACGTGGCGGAGCAGGTGACTTATGATAAGTTAGAATTGATGAATTCCAAAGAGCGGGTGGATGTGTCCCGGGAGATTTTCCAGAGAGGGTTGACGGCCACTTGGACGAATAATAATATCGGTTATGCCGGGGTTCTGAACCAGTATTTGAATAAGGAGATTACGGCGGAACAGTTTGAACGACAAGTGGCTAAATTAGAAACGACGAACACGGATTGGTTTGATATTCTTTTTCGTAACCCGTTTAGTCATAATCACTCAATTTCGGTTTCCGGTGGTAGCGAGGACGTGCGTTATTACACCTCTCTGTCATATAGCTCCACGAAAGGTACGGCTGTGGGGAATGATAACGAGTCGTATGGCGCTAATGTCGGGGTGGATATGACCGTGACGGATAAGTTCAGGGCTTCTTTTACTTTAGCCGGTTCGCACGGGACGACGAAAGGGTTTACGATTGTCAGTCCTTACGAGTATGCCACGAAAACGAATCGGGCGATTGCTGCATACGAGGATAATGGTGATTTGTCTTATTATCAAAAAGAAAGCGGTTTCCTGTTCAATGTTATCAATGAACGGGATGAATCCGGTACTTCCAATAAGACGTTATCTCTGAATACAAATTTGAATTTGAATTATGATTTCACGGAATCATTGAAATTCCAGATGTTGGGGAGTGTGAATATCGCTTCGGTTATCGGGGAATCGTGGGCAACAGAGCGGACGGAGTATATTGCCAAGATACGGCGTTATGATTATGGTGCCTATAAGGCGATTGATTCTGAGTACAAAAATTCACCGCTTCCCGTGGGAGGAGAATATAGTCAGGATGAAAACAAGACGGTGTCTTGGAATTGGAGGAATTCGCTCTCTTTCGACAAAGTGTTTAACGGGGTACATGCTTTAACGACGATGTTGGGTATCGAGTTGAGTAGCACGAAGAATTCGGGATTTTCCTCCACGGCCTACGGTTATTTGAAATATCGGGGAAAATCGTTTACACAGGTTCCGATAACATTAGTTAATCCGGTTAGTCAGGCGGAATACGCGAATGAATTACAGAAGAAGTTTACCCGTAAAATCACGGACAAGAAAACCAATCAAATGGGGGCTTATCTGACGGTGAATTACGCTTATGACGGGAAGTACGTGGTGAATTTCAGCGTGCGTATGGATGCTTCCAACCGTTTCGGGCGGTATGCTAACGAGAATTTCAATCCGGTATGGGCCGGGGGACTTCGTTGGAACGTGGCTCGTGAAGTTTGGTTTAGTAAACAGAATATCGTGTCTGATTTGAGTTTGCGTTTCAGTTACGGGTATCAACGAAATATGGCAACAAATTATAGTCCCAGTTTGATCGTGAAGGTTCCGTCGTCTTCGGCTTCAAGCGCTGTAACAGACCAGAATACGGGGGAGGATTTGTTGGAAATCAGTTCTCTTCCGTACGAGGATTTGCGTTGGGAAAAGACCTCTTCTTATAATTACGGGGTGGATATGGGATTGTTTGATAATAAGATTCGGGTTGGTTTCGAATATTACGTGAAGAAGGGAAAGGATATGATTACTTCGTTGTTGGTGCCCCGGGAATATGGTATCGAAAATATGCCCGTGAATGGGGGAAGTATGAATAATTCGGGTTGGGAGTTGAGCGTGAGTTTTACTCCGGTGCGGACAAAGAATTTTACTTGGGATATGGGGCTGAATACCTCCAAGAATAATAATAAAATCACGAAAGTGGGTATGCAGAATCTTACTTGGAAGACAGCCGTTAGTGGGGATTACTACAAGAAAGGATATGCGGTATCTTCATTTTGGGCTTTTGATTGCGAGGGGATAGATCAGACAACCGGTTACCCGATTATTAATCTGGATATGCCCGAGGGAAGCGATCCGCTGAATGATCCCACGGTTTACATGAAATATGCCGGGAAGTTAGATCCCGATTTTACGGGAGGACTTACCATGTCGTTCCGGTATAAACAATTGTCTTTGTCAACCGGTTTTTATTTGCAGGTGGGAGGTAAAAAGTTTCTGATGAATGCTTACGAGTCACAGACTCTTCCTTCGGAGTACGAGAACCTGTCGTCCGAGTTGAATACACGTTGGCGGCCGGGCGATACGGATGCACGGTTTCCGGGTTTGCCGGATAAGAATGTCGTTAATTTCTTACTCCCGGGTACGACGACGGTGTATACTAACGAGTACGAGATGTATAATTACAGTAATGCACGGGTTGTAAACGCTTCTTCTTTGAAGTGTAATAATATCTCGTTAAATTATTCTTTCCCGGAACGGATTGCGAATCAGTTGGGTGTGAAATTTATCAGTTTAGGTGCAAGTATGTCTAATCCATTCACGATTGCAAGTAAAGATTTCAAGGGTCGTGATCCGGAGGTTGCGACGGGAGCACAACCAGTGACCAGTTCGTATTCATTTAGTCTTAATGTAACCTTTTAG
- a CDS encoding RagB/SusD family nutrient uptake outer membrane protein has translation MKKNSLYIWLLGVSFICSSCHDFFKESSQDEIKPSTVEDLRSVMYKEAYPYQFASDNYLMLLTDEMQCNGLLIDQYATQHANGTPVFTFNPMMFDGGEVFPDVDVNSWKIYYEKIKGCNVIIDYVSEVSGTEQEKNALLGQATLLRGFYHLKLAMIYCQAYTASGVDPKTALGVPLMLTMDLTDDYPERPSLEALYSQIEQDFLTATSLLEENYTPDNVYRVGSVAAYVLLSRFYLFRGGDEDLDKAIQYAGMAIEKGPMLSRLSMLMGTDKSIYDSDMSSEVVWCYGGYSFKVNTYFPTDAYQSIVPWSVSTELLSLYTTNDLRDDIYFQSFTAGPGGVYGEKIGLNSSYGGDHGIRMAEAYLNRAEALARRFQAKGDGNDRVQALDDLNTLRETRFATGTYVEEEVTDAQDLLDFCLNERRLELCCEEGFRWFDIKRLGLSVTHKYIDSEGVEREYVLESNSPLYALPIPYDAIERNYKLKQNPR, from the coding sequence ATGAAAAAGAATTCATTATATATATGGCTTTTAGGGGTGTCGTTTATCTGTTCTTCTTGTCACGATTTCTTTAAAGAGTCGAGTCAGGATGAGATAAAACCCTCTACGGTAGAAGATTTGCGGTCCGTGATGTACAAGGAGGCTTACCCCTATCAGTTTGCGTCTGATAATTATTTGATGCTGTTGACCGACGAGATGCAATGTAACGGATTGTTGATTGATCAGTACGCGACACAGCATGCTAATGGAACACCCGTGTTCACGTTCAACCCGATGATGTTTGACGGGGGAGAAGTTTTTCCGGATGTTGATGTTAACTCTTGGAAGATTTATTACGAGAAGATCAAAGGATGTAACGTGATTATTGATTACGTTTCGGAGGTGTCCGGTACGGAACAGGAGAAAAATGCACTATTGGGACAGGCTACTTTGTTACGAGGATTCTATCATCTGAAATTGGCGATGATTTATTGCCAGGCCTATACAGCCTCCGGCGTTGATCCGAAGACCGCGTTGGGAGTGCCTTTGATGCTAACGATGGATTTGACGGATGATTATCCCGAAAGGCCTTCTTTGGAGGCGTTGTATTCGCAAATCGAACAGGATTTTCTGACTGCAACCTCGTTGTTGGAAGAGAATTACACGCCGGATAATGTCTACCGGGTTGGAAGTGTTGCCGCTTACGTGTTACTTTCCCGTTTTTATTTGTTCCGGGGAGGTGATGAGGATTTGGATAAGGCGATTCAATATGCCGGAATGGCGATAGAAAAGGGGCCGATGTTATCTCGATTGTCTATGTTGATGGGAACGGATAAGAGTATTTATGATAGTGATATGAGTTCGGAGGTCGTTTGGTGTTACGGGGGGTATTCTTTCAAGGTAAATACTTATTTTCCCACAGATGCTTATCAGTCAATAGTTCCCTGGAGTGTTTCGACTGAATTGTTGAGTCTATATACGACGAATGATTTGAGGGATGATATCTATTTTCAGTCGTTTACAGCCGGTCCCGGGGGCGTGTACGGTGAAAAAATAGGTCTTAATTCTTCGTATGGCGGTGATCACGGGATCCGTATGGCAGAGGCTTATCTGAATCGGGCGGAAGCTTTGGCTCGTCGTTTTCAGGCAAAGGGAGATGGGAATGATCGGGTACAGGCGTTGGATGATTTGAATACTTTGCGGGAAACGAGGTTTGCCACGGGTACTTATGTGGAAGAGGAAGTAACAGATGCTCAGGATTTGTTAGATTTCTGTTTGAACGAACGTAGGTTGGAATTGTGTTGTGAAGAGGGATTCCGCTGGTTTGATATCAAACGTCTCGGGCTGTCGGTTACTCATAAATACATTGATAGCGAGGGTGTCGAACGGGAGTACGTGTTAGAGAGCAATTCCCCGCTGTATGCTTTACCTATCCCGTATGATGCGATAGAACGGAATTATAAATTAAAACAAAATCCCAGATAA